One genomic segment of Salinigranum rubrum includes these proteins:
- a CDS encoding galactose oxidase-like domain-containing protein codes for MTGEAETPEEGGAWEPVEHRFDHLPVHVALLHTGKVLAFGGSGNDETRLHHPYPAELFDPETGSLTVVDQELGGDVFCVGHAFLPDGRLLAAGGTYRYDGGIDPPALPGVPDLPNLPPFAGLDHTYLFDPDAERWTRGQDVHAGRWYPTLVTMGDGSVLAAAGLTKHPPWVALRKLELYTPGEGWRVLRGAGRWLPLYPRLHLLPDGTVFYAGSYNTHYTFPFSLRAFPTARFDVGRRTWTEYGLPSEQEREEGASALLPLRPGDDYRARVLLAGGGTPTGTEAVADTELIDLSAPDPRWRSVDSMAHARYYAYAVLLPDGTVFVMGGRSGKKGHVHGVGYDPETGEVASAPNAVHEAERFDPATETWTALAPMTVDRLYHSNALLLPDGRVLTCGSNPRRRVDELRIELYRPPYLFAGPRPTVDAAPERVVYGEAFDVETPDAPEVDEVVLVRQSSTTHCLNTDQRLVELVVEAKSEGTLTVRLPANPSLLPPGYYLLFVLREGVPSVAPFVRVAGGD; via the coding sequence ATGACTGGGGAGGCTGAGACACCGGAGGAAGGAGGCGCGTGGGAGCCAGTCGAACACCGGTTCGACCACCTGCCGGTCCACGTCGCGCTGTTGCACACGGGGAAGGTACTCGCGTTCGGCGGGTCGGGCAACGACGAGACGCGCCTGCATCACCCGTATCCCGCGGAACTGTTCGACCCCGAGACCGGGAGCCTCACCGTCGTCGACCAGGAACTCGGGGGCGATGTCTTCTGCGTCGGCCACGCGTTCCTCCCCGACGGCCGGTTGCTCGCCGCGGGCGGCACCTACCGGTACGACGGCGGCATCGACCCGCCCGCGCTGCCGGGGGTGCCCGACCTGCCGAACCTTCCGCCCTTCGCGGGGCTCGACCACACCTACCTGTTCGACCCCGACGCGGAGCGGTGGACGCGGGGACAGGACGTCCACGCCGGGCGGTGGTACCCCACGCTGGTGACGATGGGCGACGGGAGCGTGCTGGCCGCGGCCGGTCTCACCAAACACCCGCCGTGGGTCGCCCTGCGGAAGCTGGAGCTGTACACCCCCGGTGAGGGGTGGCGTGTCCTCCGCGGTGCCGGTCGGTGGCTCCCCCTCTACCCGCGGCTCCACCTCCTTCCCGACGGGACGGTCTTCTACGCCGGGTCGTACAACACCCACTACACGTTCCCCTTTTCGCTCCGGGCGTTCCCGACGGCGCGGTTCGATGTAGGGAGAAGAACGTGGACCGAGTACGGCCTGCCCAGCGAGCAAGAGCGCGAGGAGGGCGCCTCGGCGTTGCTCCCGCTTCGTCCCGGGGACGACTACCGGGCTCGCGTGCTCCTCGCCGGCGGCGGGACGCCGACCGGGACGGAGGCCGTCGCCGACACGGAACTCATCGACCTCTCCGCGCCCGACCCGCGGTGGCGGTCCGTCGACTCGATGGCGCACGCACGCTACTACGCCTACGCCGTCTTGCTCCCCGACGGTACCGTGTTCGTGATGGGCGGACGCAGCGGCAAGAAGGGGCACGTCCACGGGGTCGGGTACGACCCCGAAACGGGCGAAGTCGCGTCGGCACCGAACGCCGTCCACGAGGCCGAGCGGTTCGACCCCGCAACGGAGACGTGGACTGCGCTCGCCCCGATGACGGTCGACCGCCTGTACCACTCGAACGCCCTGTTGCTCCCCGACGGTCGGGTGTTGACGTGCGGGAGCAATCCCCGACGACGGGTCGACGAGCTTCGAATCGAACTGTACCGGCCGCCGTATCTGTTCGCCGGTCCCCGCCCGACCGTCGACGCCGCGCCCGAGCGCGTCGTCTACGGTGAGGCGTTCGACGTGGAGACGCCGGACGCGCCCGAGGTCGACGAGGTCGTGCTCGTCCGCCAGTCGTCGACGACCCACTGTCTCAACACGGACCAGCGGCTGGTCGAACTCGTCGTCGAGGCGAAGAGCGAAGGAACGCTCACCGTCCGCCTCCCGGCGAACCCGAGCCTCCTCCCGCCGGGGTACTACCTCCTGTTCGTCCTGCGCGAGGGCGTTCCCTCGGTCGCGCCGTTCGTTCGGGTGGCGGGCGGCGACTGA
- a CDS encoding BBE domain-containing protein, whose amino-acid sequence MRGLRRRTYRRLADIKAAYDPDNVFHLNQNIEPLARGATVVGRSNGLSSGSGESSEPLPGTTGPEGRGVLFLRFGS is encoded by the coding sequence CTGCGAGGCCTACGGCGACGCACCTACCGGCGGCTCGCCGATATCAAGGCCGCGTACGACCCCGACAACGTGTTCCACCTCAACCAGAACATCGAACCACTGGCCAGAGGAGCGACCGTTGTCGGTCGAAGCAACGGTTTGTCGTCCGGGAGCGGCGAGAGTTCGGAGCCACTCCCCGGTACGACCGGTCCGGAAGGCCGCGGAGTGTTATTTCTTAGATTCGGCAGCTGA
- a CDS encoding sensor histidine kinase has translation MRLRSKFAIVIILVTLTLSVSVFTAVDLYRRDAVEESRVAVNETATRTANQIDASVRERQDYLGLVASRSEAHQFDQSGQFLDALVLNSRFYAAQIVATNGTVIAFRGDITAQQRRAVLGSNRSTEPYVKAALDGRSFVGEGEAVDETDRHVLVFSTPIFEDGEIAGVLAGAVYLDTQTAFDALPPLETSRQTVRVVGNGTELYEGDQQFTASIEASATVDATGWTVTVVRDRSRLDARLHRLELFQAGQLGVVLVVMAGLGYWQYVASLRQTERLLGGFDDIGSGNYDRTVSLEGGTEWEQISDGFNDLASTLQARETALRRRTQRLEVMYRVVRHNLRNQLTVLLTYADVIAEVTNDEEIRRAAQSIGDAGQTLTHLSERARQIETALADDQTPSRIEVNEIVSDVVADLRETYPTVEIETSLAEDRWAHALPSLRMAIESVCENACQHNDAEEPHVEVTVATVDGTSARGTRPTELTRTGTVDDSVQRADQDRKADGETVWKDGVVDSDTDRWVRIVIADNGPGLPEQDRTAITEGRETELEHASGLGLWLAHWLADRSGGHLRFHDASPRGTVVELLLPRAAATTPTHGPDGESGGER, from the coding sequence ATGCGGCTCCGGAGTAAGTTCGCGATCGTCATCATCCTGGTGACACTCACGCTGAGTGTCTCGGTTTTCACCGCTGTGGATCTGTATCGACGCGATGCCGTCGAGGAGTCTCGCGTGGCCGTCAACGAGACGGCGACCCGTACAGCAAACCAGATCGACGCATCGGTTCGCGAGAGACAGGACTACTTGGGGCTCGTCGCATCCCGGTCAGAAGCACACCAGTTCGACCAGAGTGGTCAGTTTCTCGATGCGCTCGTTTTGAACTCACGTTTCTACGCCGCCCAGATCGTCGCCACGAACGGGACCGTCATCGCCTTTCGCGGAGACATCACAGCCCAACAGCGGCGAGCCGTCCTCGGCTCGAACCGAAGCACCGAACCCTACGTCAAAGCCGCGCTCGACGGTCGCTCGTTCGTGGGAGAGGGCGAGGCTGTCGACGAGACGGACAGGCACGTCCTCGTGTTCAGTACGCCGATCTTCGAGGACGGGGAGATAGCGGGTGTCCTCGCAGGGGCGGTCTATCTCGACACACAGACCGCCTTTGACGCACTGCCACCCTTAGAAACGAGCAGACAGACCGTTCGAGTCGTCGGGAACGGGACGGAACTCTACGAGGGCGACCAGCAGTTCACCGCGTCGATCGAAGCCTCCGCGACTGTTGACGCGACGGGGTGGACGGTCACCGTCGTCCGCGACCGGTCGAGACTCGATGCCCGCCTCCATCGTCTGGAGCTGTTTCAAGCTGGACAGCTGGGTGTCGTACTCGTAGTGATGGCCGGGCTCGGCTACTGGCAGTACGTCGCGAGTCTTCGCCAGACGGAGCGTCTCCTCGGGGGCTTCGATGACATCGGATCCGGTAACTACGACCGGACTGTCTCGCTCGAAGGTGGCACCGAGTGGGAGCAGATCAGCGACGGGTTCAATGACTTGGCGTCGACGCTCCAAGCGCGCGAGACGGCGCTTCGTCGCCGAACACAGCGACTGGAAGTCATGTACCGCGTCGTGCGGCACAACCTCCGGAACCAGCTAACGGTTCTCTTGACCTACGCAGATGTCATCGCTGAGGTCACCAACGACGAAGAAATCCGCAGGGCAGCTCAGTCTATCGGCGACGCAGGACAGACGCTCACGCATCTCAGCGAACGGGCCCGTCAGATCGAGACAGCCCTCGCGGATGATCAGACACCCTCGCGGATAGAGGTGAACGAGATCGTCTCCGACGTTGTCGCCGACCTCCGTGAGACGTACCCGACGGTGGAGATCGAAACCTCTCTCGCCGAGGACCGCTGGGCACACGCCCTCCCGTCGCTCCGGATGGCGATCGAGAGCGTCTGTGAGAACGCTTGCCAGCACAACGATGCCGAGGAACCTCACGTCGAGGTAACGGTCGCCACGGTCGACGGGACGAGTGCGCGTGGAACACGTCCGACGGAACTGACTCGAACCGGTACTGTGGATGACAGTGTCCAGCGCGCCGACCAAGACAGGAAAGCGGACGGCGAGACTGTGTGGAAGGATGGCGTCGTCGACAGCGACACCGACCGCTGGGTACGCATCGTGATTGCCGACAATGGCCCCGGTCTCCCCGAACAGGACCGGACTGCCATCACCGAGGGACGCGAGACGGAGCTCGAACACGCGAGCGGCCTCGGTCTCTGGTTGGCCCATTGGCTCGCCGACCGTTCAGGTGGTCACCTCCGGTTCCACGACGCATCCCCTCGGGGGACGGTCGTCGAACTGCTCCTCCCACGGGCCGCGGCGACGACACCGACACACGGGCCGGACGGGGAGTCGGGAGGAGAGCGTTAG
- a CDS encoding response regulator yields MAQEREGTILFVDDEREVADAYALRLRSRYGDVRTAYGGEEALVEMDDTVDVVLLDRRMPYSGDNVLRDLRDYGYDCRIIMVTAVDPGFGIVDMPFDDYLCKPIDKEDLFAAIDQQLEAASYDDPLTAFFSLTAKLAVLEAEHTAEQLAESTEYLRMQRRSEKLREELAVSEENFTEMRETFTAINRAG; encoded by the coding sequence ATGGCACAGGAGAGGGAGGGAACGATTCTATTCGTCGACGACGAACGCGAAGTCGCTGATGCGTACGCGCTCCGGTTACGGTCGCGTTACGGAGACGTCAGAACAGCGTATGGTGGTGAAGAAGCGCTCGTGGAGATGGACGACACGGTAGATGTGGTGTTACTGGACCGTCGGATGCCGTATTCGGGTGATAACGTGTTGCGGGACCTCCGAGACTACGGGTACGACTGTCGTATCATCATGGTGACGGCAGTCGACCCTGGATTCGGAATCGTCGACATGCCCTTCGACGATTACCTCTGCAAACCAATCGACAAAGAGGACCTCTTTGCAGCGATCGACCAGCAACTAGAGGCTGCTTCGTACGATGATCCACTCACGGCCTTTTTCAGCCTCACTGCGAAACTGGCCGTCCTCGAGGCCGAGCATACAGCTGAACAGCTTGCGGAGTCCACCGAGTACCTCCGGATGCAACGACGAAGCGAAAAACTCCGTGAGGAACTCGCGGTTTCGGAGGAGAACTTCACCGAGATGCGAGAGACGTTCACCGCGATCAACCGAGCCGGCTGA
- a CDS encoding SDR family NAD(P)-dependent oxidoreductase: protein MTHPPEKRAGVEETDLTGTTALVTGSTSGIGRGAALALGRLGADVVVHGRDDAAGAELVDELTASGSDARFVRADFSDVGAVRGLADEVRAETDELDLLVNNAGGFFREARLTGLGVEYTFHVNHLSPYLLTAELLDHLAPEARVVTTASDAHRGVTLDLDSVASIEDYSGWTAYQRSKLANVQFAFELAKRLSDRDSKVTSNALHPGAIPGSGFTRFLPTPLSQGAKLLNAVPGVTSVTDGAAALVYLAISDRVDGVSGRYFSKQRPATPSQAARYPEAQRRLWQRSAELLGIDEPLTVD, encoded by the coding sequence ATGACCCACCCTCCGGAGAAGCGGGCCGGCGTCGAGGAAACGGACCTCACGGGAACGACCGCACTGGTGACGGGGTCGACGAGCGGCATCGGACGCGGGGCCGCCCTCGCGCTGGGTCGACTCGGCGCGGATGTCGTCGTTCACGGCCGCGACGACGCGGCGGGCGCGGAACTGGTCGACGAACTCACGGCGAGCGGGTCGGACGCCCGGTTCGTCCGCGCGGACTTCTCCGACGTCGGCGCCGTTCGCGGCCTGGCCGACGAGGTGCGAGCCGAGACGGACGAACTCGACCTGCTCGTGAACAACGCAGGCGGCTTCTTCCGTGAGGCCCGCCTCACCGGCCTCGGCGTCGAGTACACCTTCCACGTGAACCACCTCTCGCCGTACCTCCTCACGGCCGAGTTGCTCGACCACCTCGCACCCGAGGCGCGGGTGGTGACGACGGCCTCGGACGCCCACCGCGGCGTGACGCTCGACCTCGACTCGGTGGCCTCGATCGAGGACTATTCGGGATGGACCGCCTACCAGCGCTCGAAGCTCGCGAACGTCCAGTTCGCGTTCGAACTCGCGAAGCGGCTGTCGGATCGGGACTCGAAAGTGACCTCGAACGCCCTGCATCCGGGCGCTATCCCCGGGTCGGGCTTCACGCGCTTCCTCCCGACGCCGCTCTCGCAGGGCGCGAAGCTTCTCAACGCCGTTCCGGGCGTGACCTCCGTGACGGACGGCGCGGCGGCGCTGGTCTACCTCGCCATCTCCGACCGCGTCGACGGGGTGTCAGGGCGATACTTCTCGAAGCAACGCCCCGCGACGCCGTCGCAGGCCGCCCGGTACCCCGAGGCGCAGCGACGGCTGTGGCAGCGGAGCGCGGAGTTGCTCGGGATCGACGAACCGCTGACGGTCGACTGA